Proteins found in one Aspergillus puulaauensis MK2 DNA, chromosome 8, nearly complete sequence genomic segment:
- the hapB gene encoding transcription activator HAP2 (BUSCO:EOG09263KEE;~COG:K;~EggNog:ENOG410PQKV;~InterPro:IPR001289;~PFAM:PF02045;~go_function: GO:0003700 - DNA-binding transcription factor activity [Evidence IEA];~go_process: GO:0006355 - regulation of transcription, DNA-templated [Evidence IEA]): MEYSPQYQQQHGQHPGHPSSHMAGPYQPTPQNPGSVGSMTSPTNPQAHMQQTHPTHQASPVVPSQSHYQQAQNAPGPMHQQMNFPQSYGVTAAMQPQPYGISPTQAAAMATAAASGQFYPVHGDSMAGQMQQGPRGSPRMAGVPVKADRNPRSPQMPGQIPPMGTQVPLPPAAQMQQRRMSHVGSPHVQNAQPVLNHVGRPSVPPPMPPPQHPVQQTQASPDMVPSGAEESPLYVNAKQFHRILKRRVARQKLEEQLRLTSKGRKPYLHESRHNHAMRRPRGPGGRFLTADEVAAMEKKGIGLGQENADPNASKSLSDSSPSSQKRKASDGNNDNSNSAKKAKTGARKASTNADESEPESGAPSDEDG; encoded by the coding sequence ATGGAATACTCTCcgcaatatcaacaacaacatggCCAACACCCTGGACACCCATCTTCTCATATGGCCGGTCCCTATCAGCCAACACCGCAAAACCCGGGGTCTGTGGGGTCGATGACTTCTCCCACCAACCCTCAAGCACACATGCAACAAACGCATCCCACGCATCAGGCATCACCTGTTGTCCCGTCACAATCGCATTATCAACAGGCGCAAAATGCACCAGGCCCGATGCATCAACAAATGAATTTTCCCCAATCATACGGCGTCACAGCGGCCATGCAACCGCAACCATACGGCATATCCCCAACCCAGGctgctgccatggccactGCGGCCGCGTCGGGGCAGTTCTATCCCGTTCATGGCGATTCGATGGCTGGTCAGATGCAACAGGGCCCGCGCGGCTCACCACGCATGGCAGGAGTACCGGTGAAAGCTGACAGGAACCCCCGATCACCTCAAATGCCTGGTCAGATACCACCGATGGGTACGCAGGTACCGCTGCCTCCCGCCGCCCAGATGCAGCAACGTCGCATGAGCCATGTGGGTAGCCCACACGTGCAGAATGCACAGCCCGTTCTCAATCACGTCGGTCGACCTTCAGTGCCTCCTCCAATGCCTCCGCCCCAGCACCCCGTTCAACAAACCCAAGCATCACCCGACATGGTTCCCAGTGGTGCGGAGGAGTCTCCGTTGTACGTGAATGCGAAACAGTTTCATCGTATTTTGAAGCGGAGAGTTGCCCGACAGAAATTAGAAGAGCAGCTACGACTTACCTCGAAAGGTCGCAAGCCGTATCTTCATGAGTCACGCCACAATCATGCGATGCGCCGACCCCGCGGCCCCGGCGGTCGATTCCTTACTGCAGATGAAGTCGCGgccatggagaagaagggtaTCGGTTTAGGCCAGGAGAACGCAGATCCAAATGCGTCCAAATCGCTGAGTGACAGCTCGCCTTCGTCTCAGAAACGCAAGGCAAGTGATGGGAATAACGATAACTCTAACTCAGCTAAGA